A stretch of Streptococcus chenjunshii DNA encodes these proteins:
- the accC gene encoding acetyl-CoA carboxylase biotin carboxylase subunit has protein sequence MFKKILIANRGEIAVRIIRAARELGITTVAVYSEADKEALHTNLADEAICIGPAKSADSYLNMNSVLSAAVVSGAEAIHPGFGFLSENAKFATMCEEMNIKFIGPAGSIMDKMGDKINARAEMIKADVPVIPGSPGEVFTVEEALEIAETVGYPVMLKASAGGGGKGIRKVDKKSDLAPAFESASQEALAAFGNGAMYIEKVIYPARHIEVQILGDSFGHIVHLGERDCSLQRNNQKVLEESPSVAIGPTLRGKMGAAAVRAAQAVAYESAGTIEFLLDEKSGQFYFMEMNTRVQVEHPVTEFVTGIDIIKEQIKIAAGQALSFTQTDITIKGHAIECRINAENPDFNFAPSPGKITDLYLPGGGVGLRVDSAVYPGYTIPPYYDSMIAKIIVHGENRFDALMKMQRALYELEIEGVITNTSFQMDLISDSHVIAGDYDTSFLMESFLPNYHKKD, from the coding sequence ATGTTTAAAAAAATTTTAATTGCTAATCGCGGTGAAATTGCGGTGCGCATTATTCGAGCAGCGCGTGAGCTTGGAATTACAACAGTTGCTGTCTATTCAGAGGCTGATAAAGAGGCTCTCCACACTAATTTAGCTGATGAAGCAATCTGCATAGGTCCTGCCAAATCGGCTGATTCTTACTTGAATATGAATTCAGTCTTATCGGCAGCTGTTGTCTCTGGAGCGGAAGCTATCCACCCAGGATTTGGCTTTTTGAGCGAAAATGCTAAATTTGCAACCATGTGCGAGGAAATGAATATTAAATTTATCGGTCCGGCCGGTTCCATCATGGATAAGATGGGGGATAAGATTAATGCGCGTGCAGAGATGATTAAAGCTGACGTTCCTGTTATTCCGGGTTCTCCCGGGGAAGTCTTTACTGTCGAAGAAGCCCTTGAAATAGCTGAGACGGTCGGTTACCCCGTCATGCTAAAGGCCTCTGCAGGCGGCGGCGGCAAGGGCATTCGCAAAGTTGATAAGAAAAGCGATCTGGCTCCTGCTTTTGAATCTGCTTCCCAGGAGGCTTTAGCCGCTTTTGGGAATGGTGCCATGTACATCGAAAAGGTTATCTATCCGGCTCGGCATATTGAGGTCCAGATTTTGGGAGACAGTTTTGGCCATATCGTCCATTTAGGAGAGAGAGACTGTTCCTTGCAGCGTAATAATCAAAAAGTGCTTGAAGAGAGCCCTTCAGTTGCCATCGGCCCTACACTTCGAGGGAAAATGGGTGCTGCTGCTGTACGTGCTGCTCAGGCTGTTGCTTATGAAAGTGCAGGGACGATTGAATTCCTCTTGGATGAAAAATCGGGACAGTTCTATTTTATGGAGATGAATACCCGTGTGCAGGTTGAGCATCCAGTGACAGAATTTGTGACAGGAATTGATATCATCAAAGAACAGATTAAGATAGCTGCCGGTCAGGCTTTATCTTTTACACAGACTGATATTACCATTAAGGGGCACGCCATTGAATGCCGAATTAATGCTGAAAATCCTGATTTCAATTTTGCGCCGAGTCCCGGAAAAATTACAGACCTCTACCTGCCGGGCGGAGGAGTTGGTTTACGTGTTGATTCTGCTGTTTATCCCGGTTACACTATTCCTCCTTACTATGACAGTATGATTGCTAAAATCATTGTCCACGGGGAAAACCGCTTTGATGCGCTTATGAAAATGCAGCGGGCTTTGTATGAGTTAGAGATTGAAGGTGTTATAACGAATACCAGCTTTCAAATGGATTTAATCTCTGACAGCCATGTTATTGCCGGTGATTATGATACGTCTTTCCTGATGGAATCATTCCTGCCGAATTATCATAAGAAGGATTGA
- a CDS encoding acyltransferase, producing the protein MKTKELKVSSYNAGIDFLRIFAMVMIIITHILGKGGIRDEVQGDIDIYYWVTWLIQVTAYGAVNCYALISGYVGLRSAYRYSKALSLWLQVFFYTIGLTLIFAAAGQTLSGGDWLGAFFPVITGQYWYITAYFGLLVFMPLLNTALVKLSKKDLKHLVFVAIFFFSVMPALFNTKVDEFSFAKGFSMNWLIVLYIIGAYLSRLDLKKRFKTQNLILIYSASILVTFTMKFLIGDIWYWYTSPSLLAGSVALFILCANLEIKEGGRFFAFIKRFAPTTLGVYLFHLNPLMVRFWMRDVFIPFVDAPIMLFPLLILGTAVLIFAISALVELFRLKLFRFLRIQQLAARLDRLFPFGQ; encoded by the coding sequence ATGAAGACAAAAGAGTTAAAAGTTTCCTCTTATAATGCAGGAATTGATTTTTTGCGTATTTTCGCTATGGTAATGATTATTATTACGCATATTTTGGGAAAAGGGGGTATACGAGATGAAGTACAAGGTGATATTGATATCTACTACTGGGTGACCTGGCTGATTCAAGTCACAGCTTACGGCGCTGTTAACTGTTATGCTTTGATTAGCGGCTATGTAGGCTTAAGGTCTGCTTACAGGTACTCTAAGGCGCTGTCCTTGTGGCTGCAGGTGTTTTTTTACACCATCGGTCTGACCTTAATCTTTGCTGCAGCTGGGCAGACCCTCAGCGGCGGTGACTGGCTGGGCGCTTTTTTCCCAGTGATAACGGGGCAGTATTGGTATATTACGGCTTATTTTGGTCTCCTTGTTTTTATGCCTCTGCTGAATACTGCCCTTGTAAAGCTGAGCAAGAAAGATTTGAAACACCTTGTTTTTGTAGCAATCTTTTTTTTCTCAGTCATGCCGGCTTTGTTCAACACTAAAGTTGATGAGTTTTCTTTTGCCAAGGGATTCAGTATGAATTGGCTGATTGTCCTTTATATTATTGGAGCCTATCTCAGCCGTCTTGACTTGAAAAAACGATTTAAGACACAGAACTTGATCTTGATTTACAGCGCGTCAATTTTGGTGACCTTTACCATGAAATTTTTAATCGGCGATATTTGGTACTGGTACACGTCTCCGAGCTTGCTGGCAGGCTCTGTCGCTTTGTTTATCCTCTGTGCGAATCTGGAAATAAAAGAAGGGGGCCGTTTTTTTGCTTTTATTAAACGATTTGCTCCAACAACCTTAGGGGTTTATCTGTTTCATCTCAACCCTTTAATGGTACGCTTTTGGATGCGTGATGTTTTTATTCCTTTTGTTGATGCCCCAATTATGCTCTTTCCCTTGCTGATTTTAGGAACGGCAGTTCTTATTTTTGCCATATCCGCTTTAGTAGAACTTTTTCGCTTAAAACTATTTAGGTTTCTGAGAATACAGCAGCTGGCAGCTCGATTAGACCGGCTCTTTCCCTTTGGACAGTGA
- the serS gene encoding serine--tRNA ligase → MLDLKHIRTNFDALASDLANRGVEVDILHKLKKLDEQRRSLLVKTETAKAERNTASAAIAQAKRQKEDPSEAISAMKKLAAEIKQFDHELAEIEEKLQTILWELPNIPAKDVPVGADESDNVEVRRWGKPKDFDFDIKAHWDIGEALEILDWERGGKVTGSRFLFYKGLGAQLERAVYNFMLDEHAKEGYTEVIPPYMVNHESMFGTGQYPKFKEDTFELAASDYVLIPTAEVPLTNYYRDEILDGKDLPVYFTAMSPSFRSEAGSAGRDTRGLIRLHQFHKVEMVKFSKPENSYDELEKMTANAENILKKLGLPYRVIVLCTGDMGFSAAKTYDLEVWLPAQNTYREISSCSNTEDFQARRAQIRYRDEADGKVKLLHTLNGSGLAVGRTVAAILENYQNEDGSVTIPEVLRPYMKGTDRIPLKP, encoded by the coding sequence ATGTTAGATCTGAAACATATCCGAACAAACTTTGATGCTCTTGCTTCTGACTTAGCCAACCGCGGTGTTGAAGTTGATATTTTACATAAGCTCAAAAAACTTGACGAGCAGCGGCGCAGTCTGCTTGTCAAAACGGAGACAGCTAAAGCTGAACGCAATACAGCCTCTGCCGCTATTGCACAGGCCAAGCGTCAAAAAGAAGACCCGTCAGAAGCCATTTCAGCCATGAAAAAACTAGCTGCAGAAATTAAACAGTTTGACCATGAATTGGCTGAAATCGAAGAAAAACTTCAGACCATTCTCTGGGAGCTTCCTAATATCCCTGCTAAAGATGTTCCGGTTGGGGCAGATGAGTCAGATAATGTCGAAGTACGCCGCTGGGGAAAACCGAAAGACTTTGATTTTGACATAAAAGCGCATTGGGATATCGGTGAAGCATTAGAAATCCTTGACTGGGAAAGAGGCGGTAAAGTAACCGGCTCACGTTTTCTTTTTTATAAAGGGCTAGGCGCCCAGTTAGAGAGAGCTGTCTACAACTTCATGCTGGATGAGCATGCTAAAGAGGGCTATACAGAGGTCATTCCTCCTTACATGGTTAATCATGAGTCGATGTTTGGCACTGGTCAGTATCCTAAATTTAAGGAAGATACTTTTGAATTAGCGGCATCTGATTATGTTCTTATTCCTACCGCTGAAGTACCTCTGACCAACTATTATCGAGATGAAATTCTAGATGGTAAGGACCTTCCGGTTTATTTTACAGCTATGAGTCCTTCATTTCGCTCAGAAGCTGGTTCAGCCGGCCGCGATACTCGGGGATTAATTCGGCTGCATCAATTTCACAAAGTCGAAATGGTTAAATTCTCCAAGCCGGAAAACTCCTATGATGAGCTGGAAAAAATGACAGCCAATGCCGAAAATATTCTTAAAAAACTTGGCTTGCCTTACCGAGTTATCGTGCTCTGTACTGGTGACATGGGCTTTTCAGCTGCTAAGACTTATGATTTAGAAGTTTGGCTGCCAGCCCAAAACACTTACCGAGAAATTTCCAGCTGTTCAAATACGGAGGATTTCCAAGCCCGACGCGCGCAAATCCGCTACCGAGACGAAGCAGACGGTAAAGTGAAATTGCTGCATACCCTCAATGGTTCCGGATTGGCTGTCGGCCGTACTGTAGCAGCTATTTTAGAAAATTACCAAAATGAAGACGGTTCTGTCACAATACCGGAAGTCCTGCGTCCTTACATGAAAGGCACAGACAGGATTCCCCTAAAACCATAA
- a CDS encoding acetyl-CoA carboxylase carboxyl transferase subunit alpha, giving the protein MSDVARILKEARNQGRLTALDYAELIFDDFMELHGDRHFADDGAVVGGLARLDGRPVTVIGIQKGKNLQDNLKRNFGQPNPEGYRKALRLMKQAEKFGRPVITFINTAGAYPGIGAEERGQGEAIAKNLLEMSDLRVPIIAIIIGEGGSGGALALAVADQVWMLEHTIYAVLSPEGFASILWKDGSRATEAAELMKITAGELLNMGVIDQIIPEHGYFSSEIIERIKTSLIAEIEKLSQLPLEDLLEKRYRRFRKY; this is encoded by the coding sequence ATGAGCGATGTCGCTAGAATTTTAAAAGAAGCGCGGAATCAAGGACGGCTGACGGCTCTTGATTATGCAGAACTCATTTTTGATGATTTCATGGAATTGCATGGTGATCGTCACTTTGCAGATGATGGCGCTGTTGTCGGCGGCCTTGCCCGTTTGGACGGCCGTCCGGTTACGGTTATCGGCATTCAAAAAGGGAAAAATTTGCAGGACAATTTGAAGCGTAATTTTGGTCAGCCTAATCCTGAAGGCTATCGTAAGGCACTGAGGCTGATGAAGCAGGCTGAAAAATTCGGCCGTCCTGTTATTACTTTTATTAATACAGCCGGTGCTTATCCTGGGATTGGTGCTGAGGAACGGGGCCAAGGCGAAGCTATCGCCAAAAATCTTCTTGAGATGAGTGATTTGCGGGTTCCCATCATTGCCATTATTATCGGCGAAGGCGGTTCCGGCGGTGCCTTAGCACTTGCTGTAGCTGATCAGGTCTGGATGCTGGAACATACGATTTACGCAGTCCTCAGTCCGGAAGGTTTTGCCTCAATTCTCTGGAAGGATGGCAGCCGGGCTACAGAAGCAGCTGAATTGATGAAAATTACCGCAGGAGAATTACTTAATATGGGAGTAATTGACCAAATCATTCCCGAACACGGCTACTTTTCCAGCGAAATCATTGAACGCATCAAAACCAGCTTGATAGCAGAGATAGAAAAACTTAGCCAGCTTCCTCTTGAAGACTTGCTTGAAAAGCGGTATCGGCGTTTTAGAAAATACTGA
- the accD gene encoding acetyl-CoA carboxylase, carboxyltransferase subunit beta, with translation MALFSKKDKYIRINPNHSVKREAQREAPEVPDELFAKCPACKHMIYQKDLGPAKICPSCSYNFRISAQERLAITVDDGSFEELFAGMETKNPLKFPDYEEKLAQARKKTGLDEAVITGKALIKGQLTALAVMDSNFIMASMGTVVGEKITQLFELALKEKLPVVIFTASGGARMQEGIMSLMQMAKISAAVKRHANAGLFYLTVLTDPTTGGVTASFAMEGDIILAEPQALVGFAGRRVIETTVRESLPDDFQKAEFLLDHGFIDAIVKRTEMPDTIARLLEFHGGSSK, from the coding sequence ATGGCTTTATTTAGTAAAAAAGATAAATATATTAGAATAAACCCTAATCATTCCGTGAAAAGAGAAGCGCAGCGGGAAGCTCCGGAAGTTCCTGATGAGTTATTTGCTAAATGTCCAGCATGTAAGCATATGATTTATCAGAAAGATCTGGGGCCAGCTAAGATTTGCCCGTCTTGTTCTTATAATTTCCGTATTTCAGCTCAGGAACGCTTGGCTATCACTGTCGATGACGGGTCTTTTGAAGAGTTATTTGCCGGAATGGAGACAAAGAATCCGTTGAAATTTCCTGACTATGAAGAGAAATTAGCTCAAGCCAGAAAAAAGACGGGTTTAGATGAGGCTGTCATAACAGGTAAGGCTTTAATCAAAGGTCAGCTTACGGCGCTTGCTGTTATGGACTCAAATTTTATTATGGCAAGTATGGGGACTGTTGTCGGAGAAAAAATCACACAGCTGTTTGAACTGGCTCTTAAAGAAAAACTGCCAGTTGTGATTTTTACAGCTTCCGGCGGTGCCCGCATGCAGGAAGGCATTATGAGTCTTATGCAGATGGCTAAGATTTCGGCGGCGGTTAAGCGCCACGCAAATGCTGGCCTATTTTATCTGACTGTTCTTACGGATCCGACGACCGGGGGCGTAACTGCAAGTTTTGCTATGGAAGGTGATATTATTTTAGCAGAACCGCAGGCACTCGTGGGGTTTGCTGGTCGGCGTGTCATCGAGACTACTGTTCGGGAAAGTCTGCCGGATGATTTTCAAAAGGCAGAATTTCTGCTGGATCATGGTTTTATTGATGCTATTGTTAAACGAACGGAAATGCCGGATACAATCGCCAGATTACTTGAATTCCACGGAGGTAGCAGCAAATGA
- the fabZ gene encoding 3-hydroxyacyl-ACP dehydratase FabZ yields MIDIQKIREALPHRYPMLLVDRVIKAEEDEIVALKNVTINEPFFDGHFPQYPVMPGVLIMEALAQTAGVLELSKEENKGKLVFYAGMDKVKFKKQVVPGDQLVMTAKFIKRRGTIAVVEAKVEVDGQLAASGTLTFAIGS; encoded by the coding sequence ATGATTGATATTCAAAAAATTCGTGAAGCATTGCCCCACCGTTATCCTATGCTCTTAGTTGATCGTGTTATCAAAGCAGAAGAGGATGAAATTGTTGCTTTAAAAAATGTCACCATCAATGAACCTTTCTTTGACGGTCACTTTCCTCAGTATCCTGTGATGCCGGGAGTCTTAATCATGGAAGCTTTAGCACAGACTGCCGGGGTTCTGGAGCTGTCTAAAGAGGAAAATAAAGGCAAATTGGTTTTTTACGCCGGAATGGATAAGGTGAAATTTAAAAAGCAAGTTGTCCCAGGGGATCAGCTGGTTATGACCGCTAAATTCATAAAACGCCGCGGGACGATTGCTGTTGTTGAGGCAAAGGTGGAAGTAGACGGACAGTTAGCCGCCAGCGGGACCTTAACTTTTGCGATTGGCAGCTAA
- the accB gene encoding acetyl-CoA carboxylase biotin carboxyl carrier protein encodes MNIEEIKDLMAQFDQSSLKEFSYRSANDELTFSKNTAHLPEPAAPANSVAEPVSEKESPAPSSLVSADSAEPSASAATAEAEGDLVESPLVGVAYLAPAPDKPPFISVGDTVKKGQTLLIIEAMKVMNEIPAPRDGIVTEILAVNEKVIEFGEGLVRIK; translated from the coding sequence TTGAATATTGAAGAAATTAAAGACTTAATGGCTCAGTTTGATCAGTCAAGTCTTAAGGAATTCTCTTACCGCAGTGCAAATGATGAACTGACTTTTAGTAAAAACACTGCTCATTTACCAGAGCCTGCAGCTCCTGCCAATTCTGTTGCTGAACCGGTTTCAGAAAAGGAATCACCAGCACCTTCATCTTTAGTTTCTGCGGATTCAGCTGAGCCTTCAGCATCTGCTGCAACTGCAGAAGCTGAAGGGGATCTTGTTGAGAGTCCGCTTGTGGGCGTTGCTTATTTGGCTCCTGCGCCAGATAAACCGCCTTTTATATCTGTTGGCGATACCGTTAAAAAGGGACAGACCTTGCTGATTATCGAAGCCATGAAAGTCATGAATGAAATTCCTGCACCACGTGACGGAATCGTGACGGAAATTTTGGCAGTTAATGAAAAGGTCATTGAATTTGGCGAAGGGTTGGTACGTATAAAATGA
- a CDS encoding ribonuclease P, which translates to MYQEINHYLAFRGVRYIKPEKAGPLADDMLSLKQAGQAARASFTEIAKALALKISPWEMGRVSNWANQAQIARPHFWCYYKAPEDKSDDVGFAIRLYGQKNDFGISAEVSFIERQKSERTLAKQHQVLELPIDAPLYYLVQEKGKSYRLTGTEENRQQLKKQVKQGEVRKVLVKYDFPIKENQTLTELIENLNRGFKVLLPYYKLANGQS; encoded by the coding sequence ATGTATCAGGAAATAAATCACTATCTTGCTTTTCGAGGAGTCAGATACATTAAGCCGGAAAAAGCCGGTCCCTTGGCTGATGATATGCTGTCCCTAAAACAAGCTGGACAAGCAGCTAGAGCCAGTTTCACTGAAATCGCTAAAGCTCTGGCTCTAAAAATCAGTCCTTGGGAAATGGGCAGGGTGAGCAATTGGGCTAATCAAGCCCAAATTGCCCGCCCTCATTTTTGGTGCTACTATAAAGCTCCTGAAGATAAATCGGATGATGTCGGTTTTGCTATTCGTCTGTACGGTCAAAAGAATGATTTTGGAATATCTGCAGAGGTCAGCTTTATTGAACGGCAAAAATCGGAGCGGACATTGGCTAAGCAGCATCAGGTTCTAGAGCTTCCTATTGATGCACCGCTTTATTATCTGGTGCAGGAGAAGGGGAAGAGCTACCGTTTAACTGGGACAGAAGAAAACCGTCAGCAGCTGAAAAAGCAAGTAAAACAAGGCGAGGTTCGGAAAGTTTTAGTCAAATATGATTTTCCCATCAAGGAGAATCAAACCTTAACTGAATTGATTGAAAATCTAAACCGAGGTTTTAAAGTCCTCTTGCCTTATTACAAGCTAGCTAACGGACAATCTTAG